In Juglans microcarpa x Juglans regia isolate MS1-56 chromosome 4S, Jm3101_v1.0, whole genome shotgun sequence, a single window of DNA contains:
- the LOC121261950 gene encoding uncharacterized protein LOC121261950 isoform X4: MDFIFGGCVQQIQKAYPSRCMELRWVSSRRKRIIDKDKRVLLPKKPFIPPALVPLYISTTPSHINPEELKDLYSASNHSCHRFPSYVDSEGTVRVEPMDIHKLSIALSHSSVVVSVFCKPTDVLCATETWSSSSSSSSLEDLIKPRKTLGLGDLFQKVLPVTPSNGQLVGFGRAVSDFGLTASIYDIMCLPRLSLHYGEWESAGLLLKEL; this comes from the exons atggattttATCTTTGGAGGTTGCGTGCAACAAATACAAAAAGCTTATCCGTCCAGGTGCATGGAACTAAGATGGGTTAGCAGCAGAAGGAAAAGAATAATTGACAAGGACAAGAGAGTACTGCTGCCAAAGAAACCATTTATACCACCGGCATTAGTCCCACTATATATATCCACAACCCCATCGCACATAAATCCTGAGGAGCTCAAAGACCTCTACAGTGCCTCCAATCACTCCTGCCACCGATTCCCCAGCTATGTGGACTCTGAGGGCACTGTCAGAGTTGAACCGATGGACATTCACAAGCTCAGCATAGCTCTCTCCCACAGCTCTGTTGTCGTCTCTGTCTTCTGCAAACCAACTGATGTTTTATGTGCTACTGAAACGTGgtcgtcgtcatcatcatcttcttctctaGAAGATTTGATAAAACCAAGAAAGACATTGGGTTTGGGAGATTTGTTCCAAAAAGTGCTGCCGGTAACACCATCCAATGGTCAGCTGGTGGGCTTTGGCCGTGCTGTTTCTGATTTTGGATTGACTGCTTCCATTTATGATATCATG TGCCTTCCCAGGTTATCCCTTCATTACGGGGAATGGGAATCGGCAGGATTATTGTTAAAAGAATTGTAA
- the LOC121261950 gene encoding uncharacterized protein LOC121261950 isoform X1, whose product MDFIFGGCVQQIQKAYPSRCMELRWVSSRRKRIIDKDKRVLLPKKPFIPPALVPLYISTTPSHINPEELKDLYSASNHSCHRFPSYVDSEGTVRVEPMDIHKLSIALSHSSVVVSVFCKPTDVLCATETWSSSSSSSSLEDLIKPRKTLGLGDLFQKVLPVTPSNGQLVGFGRAVSDFGLTASIYDIMVIPSLRGMGIGRIIVKRIVRMLASIDIYDISAVCSENERLFFKACGFGDDILSSTTMMYSRNASTYHQGNQIVIRAGRKLLLAPPHREAP is encoded by the exons atggattttATCTTTGGAGGTTGCGTGCAACAAATACAAAAAGCTTATCCGTCCAGGTGCATGGAACTAAGATGGGTTAGCAGCAGAAGGAAAAGAATAATTGACAAGGACAAGAGAGTACTGCTGCCAAAGAAACCATTTATACCACCGGCATTAGTCCCACTATATATATCCACAACCCCATCGCACATAAATCCTGAGGAGCTCAAAGACCTCTACAGTGCCTCCAATCACTCCTGCCACCGATTCCCCAGCTATGTGGACTCTGAGGGCACTGTCAGAGTTGAACCGATGGACATTCACAAGCTCAGCATAGCTCTCTCCCACAGCTCTGTTGTCGTCTCTGTCTTCTGCAAACCAACTGATGTTTTATGTGCTACTGAAACGTGgtcgtcgtcatcatcatcttcttctctaGAAGATTTGATAAAACCAAGAAAGACATTGGGTTTGGGAGATTTGTTCCAAAAAGTGCTGCCGGTAACACCATCCAATGGTCAGCTGGTGGGCTTTGGCCGTGCTGTTTCTGATTTTGGATTGACTGCTTCCATTTATGATATCATG GTTATCCCTTCATTACGGGGAATGGGAATCGGCAGGATTATTGTTAAAAGAATTGTAAG AATGCTTGCAAGCATTGACATTTATGACATATCAGCAGTTTGCTCAGAGAATGAGAG ATTGTTTTTCAAAGCATGCGGATTTGGAGATGACATTTTGAGCTCCACCACAATGATGTATTCAAGGAATGCTTCCACTTATCACCAAGGCAATCAAATAGTTATACGTGCAGGTCGAAAGCTCTTGTTAGCTCCTCCACATAGAGAAGCCCCTTAA
- the LOC121261950 gene encoding uncharacterized protein LOC121261950 isoform X3, which translates to MELRWVSSRRKRIIDKDKRVLLPKKPFIPPALVPLYISTTPSHINPEELKDLYSASNHSCHRFPSYVDSEGTVRVEPMDIHKLSIALSHSSVVVSVFCKPTDVLCATETWSSSSSSSSLEDLIKPRKTLGLGDLFQKVLPVTPSNGQLVGFGRAVSDFGLTASIYDIMVIPSLRGMGIGRIIVKRIVRMLASIDIYDISAVCSENERLFFKACGFGDDILSSTTMMYSRNASTYHQGNQIVIRAGRKLLLAPPHREAP; encoded by the exons ATGGAACTAAGATGGGTTAGCAGCAGAAGGAAAAGAATAATTGACAAGGACAAGAGAGTACTGCTGCCAAAGAAACCATTTATACCACCGGCATTAGTCCCACTATATATATCCACAACCCCATCGCACATAAATCCTGAGGAGCTCAAAGACCTCTACAGTGCCTCCAATCACTCCTGCCACCGATTCCCCAGCTATGTGGACTCTGAGGGCACTGTCAGAGTTGAACCGATGGACATTCACAAGCTCAGCATAGCTCTCTCCCACAGCTCTGTTGTCGTCTCTGTCTTCTGCAAACCAACTGATGTTTTATGTGCTACTGAAACGTGgtcgtcgtcatcatcatcttcttctctaGAAGATTTGATAAAACCAAGAAAGACATTGGGTTTGGGAGATTTGTTCCAAAAAGTGCTGCCGGTAACACCATCCAATGGTCAGCTGGTGGGCTTTGGCCGTGCTGTTTCTGATTTTGGATTGACTGCTTCCATTTATGATATCATG GTTATCCCTTCATTACGGGGAATGGGAATCGGCAGGATTATTGTTAAAAGAATTGTAAG AATGCTTGCAAGCATTGACATTTATGACATATCAGCAGTTTGCTCAGAGAATGAGAG ATTGTTTTTCAAAGCATGCGGATTTGGAGATGACATTTTGAGCTCCACCACAATGATGTATTCAAGGAATGCTTCCACTTATCACCAAGGCAATCAAATAGTTATACGTGCAGGTCGAAAGCTCTTGTTAGCTCCTCCACATAGAGAAGCCCCTTAA
- the LOC121261950 gene encoding uncharacterized protein LOC121261950 isoform X2: MDFIFGGCVQQIQKAYPSRCMELRWVSSRRKRIIDKDKRVLLPKKPFIPPALVPLYISTTPSHINPEELKDLYSASNHSCHRFPSYVDSEGTVRVEPMDIHKLSIALSHSSVVVSVFCKPTDVLCATETWSSSSSSSSLEDLIKPRKTLGLGDLFQKVLPVTPSNGQLVGFGRAVSDFGLTASIYDIMVIPSLRGMGIGRIIVKRIVRLFFKACGFGDDILSSTTMMYSRNASTYHQGNQIVIRAGRKLLLAPPHREAP, translated from the exons atggattttATCTTTGGAGGTTGCGTGCAACAAATACAAAAAGCTTATCCGTCCAGGTGCATGGAACTAAGATGGGTTAGCAGCAGAAGGAAAAGAATAATTGACAAGGACAAGAGAGTACTGCTGCCAAAGAAACCATTTATACCACCGGCATTAGTCCCACTATATATATCCACAACCCCATCGCACATAAATCCTGAGGAGCTCAAAGACCTCTACAGTGCCTCCAATCACTCCTGCCACCGATTCCCCAGCTATGTGGACTCTGAGGGCACTGTCAGAGTTGAACCGATGGACATTCACAAGCTCAGCATAGCTCTCTCCCACAGCTCTGTTGTCGTCTCTGTCTTCTGCAAACCAACTGATGTTTTATGTGCTACTGAAACGTGgtcgtcgtcatcatcatcttcttctctaGAAGATTTGATAAAACCAAGAAAGACATTGGGTTTGGGAGATTTGTTCCAAAAAGTGCTGCCGGTAACACCATCCAATGGTCAGCTGGTGGGCTTTGGCCGTGCTGTTTCTGATTTTGGATTGACTGCTTCCATTTATGATATCATG GTTATCCCTTCATTACGGGGAATGGGAATCGGCAGGATTATTGTTAAAAGAATTGTAAG ATTGTTTTTCAAAGCATGCGGATTTGGAGATGACATTTTGAGCTCCACCACAATGATGTATTCAAGGAATGCTTCCACTTATCACCAAGGCAATCAAATAGTTATACGTGCAGGTCGAAAGCTCTTGTTAGCTCCTCCACATAGAGAAGCCCCTTAA